One window from the genome of Salisaeta longa DSM 21114 encodes:
- a CDS encoding NYN domain-containing protein has product MTYVSSPSTQAAQHAGVFVDYENLLAVLQAQSPPDALPRVFAEHILREAQRYLADLDDVPTVMGRAYADFTAMEEANGPRIQRELHRMGIDPVVTLRDIQSNASEQQLCIDVTEVLHTRGDLQTILIVTGNRPFLPLVRTIRAAGRRVLVTALNPPEVYDTSFAEEDVYLDARNFLDEDTRNDLRAGAARSARSSSGASFAPPEHQAPIEDSILRRAVEVTEEFFGQYDEVYLTPLLRKLSEELGEEYDPKAIVSDLEAVGAAVLEKRDGYPYDYTVLIVNDQHPDVQEIHDAYYSRINQMSNGYYATRGGEASGATPAEETAADSPEGAPRTTETSERSQAAEGPDDAPDESPEETSSPRTSREPSWPSADVS; this is encoded by the coding sequence ATGACCTACGTATCCTCCCCCAGCACGCAGGCCGCTCAGCACGCCGGCGTGTTTGTCGATTACGAAAACCTCCTGGCGGTCCTGCAGGCCCAGAGTCCGCCGGACGCCCTGCCCCGCGTGTTTGCAGAGCATATCCTGCGCGAAGCCCAGCGCTACCTGGCCGACCTCGACGACGTGCCGACGGTGATGGGCCGCGCCTACGCCGACTTTACCGCGATGGAAGAGGCCAACGGCCCGCGCATCCAGCGCGAGTTGCACCGCATGGGCATCGACCCGGTGGTGACGCTCCGCGACATCCAGAGCAACGCCTCCGAGCAGCAGTTGTGCATTGACGTAACCGAGGTGCTGCACACGCGCGGCGACCTCCAAACCATCCTCATCGTGACGGGCAATCGTCCGTTCTTGCCGCTGGTGCGCACCATTCGCGCTGCCGGCCGCCGCGTGCTGGTGACGGCCCTCAATCCGCCGGAGGTGTACGACACCTCGTTTGCCGAAGAAGACGTGTACCTCGACGCCCGCAACTTCCTCGACGAGGATACGCGCAACGACCTGCGTGCCGGCGCGGCCCGCTCGGCCCGGTCGTCCAGCGGGGCATCGTTCGCCCCGCCCGAACACCAGGCCCCCATCGAAGATTCGATCCTGCGGCGCGCCGTTGAGGTGACCGAAGAGTTCTTTGGCCAGTACGACGAGGTGTACCTCACCCCGCTGCTGCGCAAGCTCTCCGAAGAGCTGGGCGAAGAGTACGATCCGAAGGCCATCGTGAGCGACCTGGAGGCGGTGGGCGCGGCCGTCCTGGAGAAGCGCGACGGCTACCCGTACGACTACACCGTGCTCATCGTGAACGACCAGCACCCCGACGTGCAAGAGATCCACGATGCCTACTACAGCCGCATCAACCAGATGAGCAACGGTTATTACGCGACACGTGGGGGCGAGGCGTCCGGTGCCACGCCCGCGGAGGAAACCGCCGCCGATTCGCCTGAAGGTGCGCCGCGCACGACTGAGACTTCAGAGCGCTCGCAGGCTGCGGAGGGCCCGGACGACGCGCCGGATGAATCTCCGGAAGAGACCTCTTCGCCACGTACATCCCGCGAACCCTCTTGGCCGTCTGCCGACGTTTCATAA